In Terriglobia bacterium, the following are encoded in one genomic region:
- a CDS encoding glycosyltransferase family 2 protein — translation MVAFVISQFGAGVASGASVFFWLAAFLLFYVYAGYPLLLALIGLAVRRPRPDAGFTPRISVLIAAYNEEEAIERKIQQTLALEYPADKIEVLVLSDCSTDRTDEIVKTFPDSRVRLVRMPERHGKTFAQNVGVKEAAGEVIIFSDATAIYHAKALLYLACNYEDASVGAVSGRYQYFDPGEQSPTGLGSVAFWNYENLIKKLQSGIRTITGCCGCIYSVRKEAYTELPADIISDLVQPLQAIRKGYRVVFEDRALAYEETTQSTGEEFSMRVRVVTRAMRGLLSVSDLLKPWKFAWPAFQLWSHKIMRWMVPLFLIALLVANSLLLDSSFYRFTLAVQLFFYAAALLNMLLPLHRQWKPLGIPLFFCTLNAAALVSMLEICRGRKYVTWQTVRARR, via the coding sequence ATGGTAGCGTTTGTGATAAGCCAATTCGGAGCGGGCGTAGCAAGTGGAGCCAGCGTGTTTTTCTGGCTTGCGGCGTTCTTGTTGTTTTATGTCTACGCGGGCTACCCGCTTCTTCTGGCTCTGATTGGCCTGGCTGTGCGCCGCCCTCGTCCCGATGCTGGTTTTACTCCGCGGATCTCGGTCCTTATCGCGGCCTATAACGAAGAGGAGGCCATCGAACGCAAAATCCAGCAAACGCTGGCGCTGGAATATCCTGCCGACAAGATTGAAGTGCTGGTCCTGTCAGACTGCTCCACGGACCGCACGGACGAGATCGTAAAAACGTTTCCGGATAGCCGCGTACGTCTGGTCAGAATGCCGGAGCGTCACGGAAAAACTTTTGCGCAGAATGTCGGCGTGAAGGAAGCTGCAGGCGAAGTCATCATCTTTTCCGACGCCACGGCAATCTATCACGCAAAAGCATTGCTATATCTGGCGTGCAATTATGAGGATGCGTCGGTCGGCGCCGTCAGTGGCAGGTATCAATATTTCGATCCCGGAGAGCAATCTCCGACGGGCCTAGGCAGCGTGGCTTTCTGGAACTATGAAAACCTGATCAAGAAATTGCAGTCGGGCATTCGCACCATCACCGGCTGCTGCGGCTGTATTTATTCCGTCCGTAAAGAAGCGTACACGGAATTGCCGGCAGATATCATCAGCGATCTCGTTCAGCCATTGCAGGCCATCAGGAAAGGCTATCGGGTGGTGTTTGAAGATCGCGCTCTCGCCTATGAAGAGACAACACAATCCACCGGCGAAGAGTTTTCCATGCGCGTTCGCGTAGTAACCAGGGCCATGCGCGGACTGCTGAGCGTCTCTGACCTGCTCAAGCCATGGAAGTTTGCCTGGCCGGCCTTCCAGCTCTGGTCGCACAAAATCATGCGCTGGATGGTTCCGCTGTTCCTGATTGCCTTGCTCGTTGCGAACAGCTTGCTGCTTGACTCTTCTTTTTATCGATTCACGCTGGCTGTGCAATTGTTCTTTTATGCTGCGGCGCTGCTGAACATGCTTCTGCCGCTGCACCGCCAATGGAAACCTCTGGGCATTCCGCTTTTTTTCTGTACGCTCAACGCCGCGGCGCTGGTCAGCATGCTGGAGATCTGCCGTGGCCGCAAATATGTAACCTGGCAGACTGTGAGGGCCCGTAGATGA